From Pseudonocardia autotrophica, one genomic window encodes:
- a CDS encoding glutamate--cysteine ligase family protein, with translation MGQVVDRTTFTRRDRQRYRIKVQRCLDSLADMLRTYPFPETEPMTGVEVEFNLVDPELAPSLNGHDVLETINRGEWQTELGRWNLELNLPPRPLPGDQWRQLEHELLDLLAGAGAKAGDLRTQLVMIGILPTLDPGHMVGESITADDRYQALNDQMLNARGEPIRIDITGSDPDERVNADFDTIIPEAACTSLQLHLQVAPSEFARYWNAAQCLAGVQLGLGANSPFLLGSQLWAETRIPLFEQSCDVRTPEFHNQGVRPRVWFGERWIDSVLDLFSENARYFPALMPLTTDIDPVAQMRDHGFPELPELTLHNGTIWRWNRPIYDSTGRTPHVRLENRVLPAGPTTVDMVANALFFYGLLRTLVESDQELWRSVSFEAARENFQTAARHGMQAPLYWPGTGWISPDELALRKLIPLAHEGLARWGVSEAVCDRYLTVLERRCVTRQTGASWQLDTVAALEARGADRITALHGMLERYLPHSAANEPVHTWEIPG, from the coding sequence ATGGGTCAGGTGGTCGACCGGACGACGTTCACCCGGCGCGACCGCCAGCGATACCGGATCAAGGTGCAGCGCTGTCTGGACTCCCTGGCAGACATGCTCCGCACCTACCCCTTCCCCGAGACGGAACCGATGACGGGGGTGGAGGTCGAGTTCAATCTCGTCGATCCGGAGCTGGCGCCGTCGCTGAACGGTCACGACGTTCTGGAGACGATCAACAGGGGCGAGTGGCAGACCGAGCTCGGCCGCTGGAACCTCGAGCTGAACCTGCCACCCCGCCCGCTGCCGGGTGACCAGTGGCGTCAGCTCGAGCACGAGCTGCTGGACCTCCTCGCCGGAGCCGGCGCCAAGGCCGGTGATCTGCGCACCCAGCTCGTCATGATCGGGATCCTGCCGACCCTCGACCCGGGCCACATGGTCGGTGAGTCGATCACCGCGGACGACCGCTACCAGGCGCTCAACGACCAGATGCTCAACGCCCGGGGCGAGCCGATCCGGATCGACATCACCGGCAGCGACCCCGACGAACGGGTCAACGCGGACTTCGACACGATCATCCCGGAGGCCGCCTGCACGTCGCTGCAGCTGCACCTGCAGGTGGCGCCGTCGGAGTTCGCCCGCTACTGGAACGCGGCGCAGTGCCTGGCCGGGGTCCAGCTCGGCCTGGGCGCGAACTCGCCGTTCCTGCTGGGCTCCCAGCTGTGGGCGGAGACCCGGATCCCGCTGTTCGAGCAGTCCTGTGACGTCCGCACACCTGAGTTCCACAACCAGGGTGTACGGCCGCGGGTCTGGTTCGGCGAGCGCTGGATCGACTCGGTCCTGGACCTGTTCTCCGAGAACGCCCGCTACTTTCCGGCCCTGATGCCGTTGACCACCGACATCGACCCGGTCGCCCAGATGCGCGACCACGGCTTCCCCGAACTGCCCGAGCTGACCCTGCACAACGGCACGATCTGGCGCTGGAACCGGCCGATCTACGACAGTACGGGGCGTACCCCGCACGTCCGGTTGGAGAACCGGGTGCTCCCCGCGGGACCGACCACAGTCGACATGGTCGCGAACGCCCTGTTCTTCTACGGGCTGCTCCGCACGCTCGTCGAGTCCGATCAGGAACTGTGGCGGTCGGTGTCGTTCGAGGCGGCCCGCGAGAACTTCCAGACCGCAGCCCGGCACGGCATGCAGGCTCCCCTCTACTGGCCCGGCACCGGCTGGATCAGCCCGGACGAGCTGGCGCTGCGCAAACTGATCCCGCTCGCGCACGAGGGATTGGCCCGCTGGGGTGTCAGCGAGGCCGTCTGCGACCGCTATCTGACGGTGCTGGAGCGGCGCTGTGTGACCCGGCAGACGGGTGCGTCGTGGCAGCTCGACACCGTCGCCGCCCTGGAGGCCCGCGGCGCGGACCGGATCACCGCGCTGCACGGGATGCTCGAGCGCTACCTACCCCATTCCGCCGCCAACGAGCCGGTGCACACCTGGGAGATCCCCGGCTGA